The stretch of DNA gttcggtgcgtgacacgtgcgcaaccggaatattgcgaatattccggttaatacaggaataaggtgtgcatgtaaacatgctcactgtcactcatgctgagtgctcacacactttatagggcctcatttctggctccgcccacacaagctcCAGTGGCACAGCGGATGAAGTCGCTGCCTGCCATGCAgaagaccagggttcaactccccacctggacaagagcgacaacactacacaaccttcaaacagcatagggctggtggtttaCCACATGGCCACAGggtcgcaagggtggcaagcacatttagagtttcttcttcttactttttagtgattcagacagaggtcagacaCGCACCCCCCGGCAACAGCCCccgaggcactctcaaaatttccgCGGGGAATTTTCTAGATTAATTCACTCTTGGGCCTTCAACATTAattcactcatgttgaaacgtaagacattgaaacaacatcacaatatcaatgttGATTCggtttgcaaaatcaaaaccaaattcaacattgattcacccatgagttatgatgttgattcagtgttgaataaatgttaaaatgccagctggggttaacaatgaacaataaaaaaaaacaaaaaaaaaaacagttacactCTGCCCACTCCGTTCATACTTGCACACAATgaagaaagtttaaaaatatatatattttagtaGATCTACCCTATCTCACCACCCCCACCTTCCACTCCCAATGTCCACTGCTACCAAGAGCAAGTCTGGAAATAAATTATGATCATAAATCACCATGAACACTGTGCACGTGATGTGATGCCATGAACAGCGGCTGTACTGGACAGCAGATTTCATACCCTGATTATATAAACAGAAAGCAAGACTTGTGACAGTTGATGGTATCGTTGTTAATCCAACCATGTGAAAAAAAGTCTGAGATACACTAATATTGTCCATGTGAAGCAGCCCTTTTGAGTTGGTCCTGTtgattttgtgaaaataaaactctCATGTGAGACAGCTCAATGGATCTGAAGCAGGAGCTCTCTAGAGTGACACTCATGAAAGTTGTACAGTAGGCGTAGTTGATAATTTacccaggttttttttttttttctttcagcgaatctcttagttacattaatattgttccggtgaagcagccatttcaagttggtcttCAGTAATACAGCTGGCCGAGTTGGTCTCTAGAATGTGGGGCTTGGCTCTTCACAAATTCACAGCTATTTCTCAATGCCGGGAcactcttcttcttccctccctctctatctctctctgtgtgtctcacaAATACATCTGTATTTCTCTGTCCTCCCCtgccccccttctctctctgtgtcctgtgtctctctctacctgtgtgtgtttgataaatgtggaatgagctgcagtgcactgattcattttgaaagagcaacAGCCAACTGGGAAAGTCCGACAAGTGATTGGCATCTTTGGCCAGCTGACTGATCGTACAACTTTGATAACTCAGTCAAAGCTCTcacacacgcatttcaaccaGTTCACATGCGCAccgccacaccttgtatttctcacgaagagaacgcccaccaagttgcccaccaattttttttttataacagtggaacaggCGGAGGAATCAAGTGAGTTCCGGGTAGAGTTCAGGGTTAGATTAGGTTACATTCTGATTCCAATGATACATTGATTCACGCGCTCGCTGAAGTAGCTACAGAAGACGTCAACAGACACATTGATGCAGACgcttcacccccccccccccccccccccccccccccccccccaccgtCCCTACCCCACACCCCAGCCCCGCTGCCgccaaaatctcactctgaactcagttcaaaacttgagagccctgtCACTCATTCAGTCACTCAGTGACAGGCAAGAGGCAGCTGGCACTCTACGGGTTAACAGGTACCAGTGTGTGGACTGAGGCAAACCATTGACCTGCGTTTATGGTAGCCCATCTGCCCATGCAGGGCTTAGGTTAGGCTAGGGCTAAAGAAATTATGAAAAGGGTTATTTGAGTACAAATATGCCAGTGGTCAATTTATTTCGTTGAACATGGCTCAATTTGCCCTCTAGTGGTTAAAATGAACAGCAGGTAGTCAGCTGGAGATGCATCTGTATTGAGGCACTATTGTCCTGAGATTTGtcatttggttaaaaaaaaaaaaggggggaaatgaTGCATCATCTTCACCATGTAAGATATTCTTTAAAGATTCCTTAAGATATTTAAGATATTTCCTGTTATGTGACATCTGAGCGTTATTTCctagtttttcattttgagttttaGCTCTGGGTTTCATCCCAACTGCATGGCATGTTACAACCTGTAACAACCTgagcttccaaaaaaaaaaaaaaaaaaaaaaaaaaaaaaaaacctcattaaGAACATCAATTTTTACATATAGTTGGTGGACTGGCAAGTATAATATTCTCATCAAATTATAGTTATGTCTCTCCAAAAGTTACTGAGCTACAACAGGAAAAGCAATTGTTTGAAGCATAACAATTGTTAGAACCTGGTCTCTCTGATACCTGACTTAATCATAGTTCTTCTACACTAAAAACAGACACTGCAAAAAGCTGTGTTAAAGTCAACATTGCTCGTCCTCATATCATTATATTTTTGTGAATTAAGTTaagttaatttattaatttgtccCCTAACATCctacataataaatatgaatgtCTGACTTGATCCATCAGCTCCTGATTGCTTGGTTGCAAATAGGAATTCAGGAATATATTAAATTAATCTGTACTGCTCTCTTGTGGCAAGAGATATTACTGCAACTCGAACTTACAGTAAAGCATTAGCTTTTGAAAGAATTAGGGCCAATACTGAAGCAACTTCCTTCACTCACTCAGTtagtctctctccccctctctattTATGTCTATTCACATGGAGTCATATGGTCATACTGATaacatttcattctttttcagCCATTGCAAGAGGTATAACTGATACCCTGTGGAAAATGATATTAGGGCCCAGAGAACACAGCAGAAACTGAGGGCAAAAGGGTTGCACAATGGTAAAACTGAACCTGCTGTATCCGAGAGAGAAATCTGAGTCTGTGTTAGTACGGGCTCACCttgagaggaggaagtggaagtATCCCTCTGGCACATACTGGGCATGATCCTCACTCTCATGGTGAATATCTGGTTGGAAGAATGACGGCTCGTCATACTGGCAGTGCGCACACTCTGTCTCATACTGACAATCACCTGCAGCTCTGTACTGAGGGTGATGGAGTTCAAAAGCATTTTTGGGGTGATCTCCATATGCGCCTTTGGTGATGTATTGAAATCTTTCCTCTGCTTCATAATCCCTTAAGTCTTCAGCCTCACACTGAACACTGATCTTATATTGTTCTGGATACTCTGCATTAGCTCCAGTTTTGTCACCACTCCCAGTCTGCTCAGATCCATATCTGGTACTTGTGGATTCAGTTCTGAATTCAGCGTAGACATCTGTCATCTGCTGGCTGCTGCCTTTGGTGTCTGTGCAGCTTTGGTGGTCACTTTGGTTTTCAGTTCTTTGGTCAATGTGGTGGTAGTTGTAACCACACTGGGTTTGAGCCTCAGTTATGTCCTGACTTGCTGTCCACTGGTACAGACCATTCTCACTGGTTGGCTGGGATGAGGCTTGTGATGTCACACCTTGGCATCTTCATTCAAGGGAGAGGGCAAAGGGTAGGAGAGGATGGGCAttgaagacagaaaaagaaattcagATGGAATtgtaaatacaatttaaatacaataaagacCTTTGATTTGTACCCTTCAAGAACCTGGTGAGAGCAACACATTTGGAACTCTGAGAATTATTCAATTTCCGGACTCCAGTTTAATAAAAAGATAAAGCACACTgagcacacataaacactgtgAAATACTCTGTAAAGGCTAATTAAGATATTTTTATTGGCATGTAAGAAGATATGCAGCTGCCTTCTTAAATAGATCATAAGATCTAGTCACATGACTACTGGTCACATGACAGTCTTTTTCTATGTattatatgtaaatatgtttttctttaccCAAGTGTATTTGTCACATGTTACTGTGTATACAACATTTGTGGTGCAAAAGTATTGCACGTGTTATGTTACGGTCCTGTGACCAACACTCATGTGACAAGAGCTTATGATCTATTTAAGATGGTGACTACATATCTtgttaagtaagtaagtaagagCATGCTGGTCGAAAACATCACTTTGAGTTGATGGGTGTCTGAATAAATTGCATTTAAGAGAGGGTCCAGCACCTGACTCAAAGTTTATGGGACGTGCATGCCTGATATACTTTGTTTGGTGGCATGTAGGAATAAGGAAAAATCATACTAAAACATATTGCTCCTCATTTGAAAATGTCCATATTTTCTATTCTTGTGCTTGTTTTATACACTTGTGAATCTAATTATCTGATATTTGCATTATCAACATTCACTTCTACCATCCGCCTGCAGGTGCAGAATCCCCTCCTACAACAACTGTGCCTGCAAATCATTCATACCGTAAAGTACTGTATCTCTCCTCTCAACAAATCGGCACTTTCAGGAAAGATTTCTCCTCTGTGCGTTTACTGTATGTTATCTAGTGCATGTACCATGTgagctatgttttttttgtaatttgtatgTGCTGGGTGACTGGACTCTTACTGCACAAGACTTCCCTGCAACAATAAATTCAGACAGATAACAGTAAATTCAACAATACTACCAGAGAGAATAGTTTGAAAAGAGCTACTACTCTATAAGACTTTATATCATGTGCCATTCATTTATGTTAAGCTGCAGTTTATAATGATTGCTCTGATTagtctgtgagaaaaaaaaaacagagtagaAAACACATTGCTGGTAAATCACATAGATTCATCACAAttacacaaaagcaaacaataaataaagaaataaacacattatgTACACTGTGCTAATGCTGAGTTGTAGCTATACAGGCAAAATTTTATCCTCTCATACACACGGGTAAACACATGCATGGGCgtatccacacacatacaagtatCAACACTCATAGGCttggatgcacacacacgcacacacacacacacacacacacacacacacacacacacacacacacacacacacacacaccttgtgagAGAGCTAGGGGAGCTGTTTCCATTAGCTGTAGTGGGGCTCCAGCTGTAATGAGGCAGGTAATGCATATTTAATGAGGCGTAAACAgatttataaacacacacagggccgCAGATCAAACCCTGatgccacacacatgcaaacatgcacacccacatgcacactttTCAGTctctcatgcacatacacacacacatgtaatttatttctctttcttttgcaccactcacacatgcattctCACTTCCTCTGTCTAGGTGTCcaactcactcagtcactcactcacttgctcactcactcactcacacacacaccaacagacacAATTCCCTTTTTGCAAAACACTGTTAATGCTGATCAGTGGAGGCGTGTTGCAAGGCCACATGGGTACAATATTCACCATATGACCCTTTATATTCCCATtatcaaacagacacacacacacgcacacacatacacacacacacactcctccaacATCCCACTGCACCTCAGGAGGGCCTTTCAGCTCAGTTTCCACAGTCTGTTCAGCCGTGCTAATATTCCTCTAACACACAGACTCCATTGAAAGAGCTGTAGAGACTCTTAAAACCCAGTAGAGAACCAAGGGTGGGTGGGGGTAAAGTGAGTAggggtgtttatgtgtgtgtgtgtgtgtgtgtgtgtgtgtgtgtgtgtgtgtgtgtgtgtgtgtgtgtgagagagagagagagagagagagagagagagaatgaaggagCGAGAGATAAAAGACCATGtttgattttgagtgtttgtgttaaATGTGCTATTAGCCTCAAGGGTTTCAGGTTTCAAGATGATTAGATCATGAAATAACTTCTGCTTTGTTTCTTCCCACAAAGACATGATTCTGCATAATTTTCCAATTCTGTATCAACTATAAATGTTATATCAAAGTGAAATAAGACAAGGCTTTAAGGTATGTGCTGGTGATTAGTAGTGCGTGACTTACCCTAGACAGGATGACTGGCTTTCTTGAGATGCTTCATGGCTTCCAGTTTTCTGCTCAGCTGACCATTCATCGTAACCAAGGATCCTTTTAGATTCTCCTGAGTGTGGTCGTTGAATGTGATCTACTTCTGCTCCTGAAGTCCAATTGGGTACGGCAGGTTGCTCCAAACCAGTTTCTTCCTCATGctcttcctcatcatcctcattgtCCATTAAATCTCCAGAAAATGGTAATCCAAGTCTTCTCTCAGTTGTGTGACCTGATTCACTTCCTGGAGTGCCAATCAAAGAGCTGTTGTGGGAGAAGGAACTGTTTGTAAGTACAGGGGATTGTGGTTCAGAGGTGGCTTGAGGGATGTCCTGTCCAACTAGTTGACCACCCCAAACTTGGAGGCCATCCAAAGAAGGATGACAAGGTGGAGGAGCAGATGGAGACTGTCCTCCTTCATCTGAATCTTCCATTGAGATTTGCGAATGAACATAAACCTCCTCTcttgttttcagaaaatgatCTGATGGATATCTCAAAGAGGAAGAGACACTTCTCGCCATGTTGTTTGATTGATCGTAGTTTCCCTCATCTATCCGACTTTGGTTGCCACTTGTTGGTCTTAATGGCTGCAGGAAactttcagtgtttgtttttgattgattggGAGTGAAAATCTCTGGTACTGCATGATGTTGACTGGAATTATCAATACTTGTTTGGCAATGCAAGCTGCCTATAAAAGGTTGAGAAGAACTGCGCACATCTCCAGTAGGTTGATGTTGGTTGTGTTTGTCGTTAGTACTTTGGCTTGAATGTCTCATACCAATATCAGATTGGCTAGGGCTCTCTAATGTAGTTTGAACAAACAGAGCTTGATTCTCTTGTGCATCTGCACTCAGTGAACTCTCAGTTTCCCTAATTGATTGGTTttgtctgctgtgttctgtAATCTCCTGGTGCTTTCTATGTGAGGCTTGGGCTTGGGTCTGCAATAGTGTGGCAGCATATGAAAGCATGCTGTATGTCTCCATGGACCGCTCTGTTCCTCTTGCTTGCCTCCCACTATCATTTTCTCTAGGCTTGAATGtgttcttcctttctctctctgcctcttttacAGTGCCAGGCAAAATGATGAACTCCATTTCTAGGCCTGATGAAGAATCTCCATCAGAATTGGACCTGAGGTCATCTCGACTGCCTGGGTGAAGGCTGTCAGGGCTATATTTCAGTACATCCCTCTCACCTCCAGAGCTGGAGCTCAGAGACATGGTGTCAGGAATAGTCCCCTCCAAATTTCCATTGCCTTGAATTTGAGGTTCCCCCTGGCTTTCAATGGCAGCTCCATCTTCAGTGTAGGCAGTTTTAATTGTCCAGTCAGATGGTGATGAAGCACTGTTATATGCAATTTGTGAGCAGTCATGTTTCTGAGGAGATATTGGGAGATTGCTTGTCTTCACAAGGCTTGGAGACAATGATTGATCAGTTTGGGGGTGAATAGTGGTAGGTGAAGCAGACTGACTGAGGGAGGAGCCATCCACTAAAATAAATGGGGAATGGCCACTAGCTTGCTCTGTCCAATCAGGTAAAGCCTCCTGTGATCCCTCCACAACTTTGTTGTCATACTCACTCTCAATGGAACTTCCCCCACTCCTGGTCACATGACCCAGCTCTCTAGTTCCCTCAAACAGGAATacttggctggctggctgctgatTATCTGCAGCCATTGCTCCACATTTATTGTTTCTGTGAGAATCAGGCCCCTGGAATTGATCATTTGTCTCCAAAGGGTTGGCCACAGCTATAAAAGGGCTAGACTGTCCATCTAGCTGTATTATATCCACTGTAGGGCCAGTATAGGTTTCAGGGGAAGATGGCAAGCTCCAACCCCCTGCTCCTACATTGTCATACTCTGAGGTGGAGGTGACCATGCAAGGAGTAGGGATGGACCAGTTGCCAAGGCCCTGGTTGGGGGACATCTGATCTTGTGAATTTTCTGATGCCATATTCTGCTTGACAGCCTGTTGGATTGGAACATCCTTGGTGTCATCATCCCCTGTTTCCTCAGTCCATATTgtacctccctctccctctataACTATTTTCACATCATGTTCAATAcctccccctctccaccccACCTCTTCTGGTATCAGACTAAGTGCTTTATTTGTGGATCTCTCCTCCTCTACCACTATTTCTtcttccatttgtttgtttccatgtgGCTCAGGAGCCTCAGTGGAGACATCCCATGATTCCATGTTGCCAAGGTCCCTTCCTGTTTCTGGTCCTTCAGGGCTTGTTACTGTGGAAGAGCTATCTTCCTGTATGGTGGTGTTCCACATCTGCATCCCACCATCAGAGAATCCGAGTGGACTTTCCAAAGAAGCCCCACCTCCAGCTTTAGAGATCCGCCCACAGAAAGAATCTGAGCGTTCTGATAAGTTGTCGGGGGTGGTGAGAGGTGATAAGCTATCATCCTGGATTGTCATATTCCACATATCTAGAGACTCGGGGTATGAAGTGGTGGTTCCGCTATCAGATTTGATAAATCCTTTCTGAGCCGAGTAAGTCCAGAAGTCTAGGAGCTCCATCTGTCGATCTCCTTTTCTCCCCTGTAGCCCATCATCCTCTTCTTTAGATGTGTCTGGTGTTAGTGTGCTCAAgagctctttctttcttgacaCTGAGGATGTTTTGTCTTTAACTCCAATgacaaaatgtctgttttttacatttacttcCTCCTCTGGTGGTGTAAGTTGCAGACTAGCCATAGTAGTAGGATTCCACGGTTCTGTAAATTCAGAAATGTGATCCCAGTTGTCAAAGGATTCTATGTGCTCAGTGATCAGGCTAAGTTGGGGTTTCAGGCTCACATCCCTCTGGTGGTTGCTCATTGACTTTAAATTCTCTCCCCCTCGCTCTTCATCTCTCACTTCTCCACTCAGCCCCTTGCCTCTAACTTCCTCCACAATGTTCTGTACGCTCTCAGTTCCATCTTCCTCAGTCAGTTTCCAAGGCTTAGCATCAGATATGGACACACCCTCTCGCATGTCAAAGCCAAGTTCATCCCAGGCTTCGGATAAGGAAGATGAGACACTTTCTTTGTGTTGTAGGCCGGAGATCCTTTCAACTACATCTTCTGGGAAGAACCTCACTTCACAACTGCTGGGTGGGCAACTACCCACCAAGCTGTTTACTGGGGTTGGAGGAACCACAGTGTCAATTATCTCACTCCCATGGATGACACCACAATGCTGTTGGTGGTCATCTGATGAATTCTCACCTTCAACCCCAACCAAAGACTTAACAGCTGAAAAATCCAC from Myripristis murdjan chromosome 9, fMyrMur1.1, whole genome shotgun sequence encodes:
- the LOC115364737 gene encoding uncharacterized protein LOC115364737 → MEDYLRRVQSRLGAEESEVPKIHAVLGGPEADVDTVASTLSLALHLDQREPAGGVCVPVLYVRRCDSMLPGETVTYLRRVKICESLLLWREDVDLVNLHQKGKLSLTLLRDRLLDSSEYHILESSVLRVVHWDAVGEGEEGPSSAVTTVAREILQEAAEHIGAALGETLGEALRLQSEALWIKHGRRSVQLEELISSLDQWSDVTADERHDEAKLQELEQLLAKELKEFSDGEMTIAFTTLTSDVEDWDGCVEELKTFCHHHGYDGLVVVFAVSETVQQPGQQVVVYSSNTDILNQICCEFEESSSWAFSGELAREGASGFLQHYHLPTNTSSLSDTTLLEQEIQGLLKEFVERRRSVLACHPSSRTSSTEGVAGSVEFSQGSSGINDMYGSDIERAEGGGGDVARVMADAEEVGVGAGGELVSPDSGMATIRSSRSSKESSVFLSDDSPIGEIIAAGGAAAGPGGLFLRNPSPLGFSSLSPPVPPERRRHRSGRNRSDNFDLFSFDPLHCSNHSLPAGGTVTYGAGRGDDGRRRPESSSLSEFEELSLVDFSAVKSLVGVEGENSSDDHQQHCGVIHGSEIIDTVVPPTPVNSLVGSCPPSSCEVRFFPEDVVERISGLQHKESVSSSLSEAWDELGFDMREGVSISDAKPWKLTEEDGTESVQNIVEEVRGKGLSGEVRDEERGGENLKSMSNHQRDVSLKPQLSLITEHIESFDNWDHISEFTEPWNPTTMASLQLTPPEEEVNVKNRHFVIGVKDKTSSVSRKKELLSTLTPDTSKEEDDGLQGRKGDRQMELLDFWTYSAQKGFIKSDSGTTTSYPESLDMWNMTIQDDSLSPLTTPDNLSERSDSFCGRISKAGGGASLESPLGFSDGGMQMWNTTIQEDSSSTVTSPEGPETGRDLGNMESWDVSTEAPEPHGNKQMEEEIVVEEERSTNKALSLIPEEVGWRGGGIEHDVKIVIEGEGGTIWTEETGDDDTKDVPIQQAVKQNMASENSQDQMSPNQGLGNWSIPTPCMVTSTSEYDNVGAGGWSLPSSPETYTGPTVDIIQLDGQSSPFIAVANPLETNDQFQGPDSHRNNKCGAMAADNQQPASQVFLFEGTRELGHVTRSGGSSIESEYDNKVVEGSQEALPDWTEQASGHSPFILVDGSSLSQSASPTTIHPQTDQSLSPSLVKTSNLPISPQKHDCSQIAYNSASSPSDWTIKTAYTEDGAAIESQGEPQIQGNGNLEGTIPDTMSLSSSSGGERDVLKYSPDSLHPGSRDDLRSNSDGDSSSGLEMEFIILPGTVKEAERERKNTFKPRENDSGRQARGTERSMETYSMLSYAATLLQTQAQASHRKHQEITEHSRQNQSIRETESSLSADAQENQALFVQTTLESPSQSDIGMRHSSQSTNDKHNQHQPTGDVRSSSQPFIGSLHCQTSIDNSSQHHAVPEIFTPNQSKTNTESFLQPLRPTSGNQSRIDEGNYDQSNNMARSVSSSLRYPSDHFLKTREEVYVHSQISMEDSDEGGQSPSAPPPCHPSLDGLQVWGGQLVGQDIPQATSEPQSPVLTNSSFSHNSSLIGTPGSESGHTTERRLGLPFSGDLMDNEDDEEEHEEETGLEQPAVPNWTSGAEVDHIQRPHSGESKRILGYDEWSAEQKTGSHEASQESQSSCLGWSPTTANGNSSPSSLTRCQGVTSQASSQPTSENGLYQWTASQDITEAQTQCGYNYHHIDQRTENQSDHQSCTDTKGSSQQMTDVYAEFRTESTSTRYGSEQTGSGDKTGANAEYPEQYKISVQCEAEDLRDYEAEERFQYITKGAYGDHPKNAFELHHPQYRAAGDCQYETECAHCQYDEPSFFQPDIHHESEDHAQYVPEGYFHFLLSRPSQHGDSAADTMMMTKMGSNQEGADEMDNREDPPSSLDLSGGSSQRRKLAAPPMNVILDRSEGSLLSDDALDTGDEAFDTGDDLDINIDEMDTPDEADSLEFNRSGDSNQDAGAEMNDTIPEYSAAEERRDSRLWRSVVIGEQEHRIDMKCIEPYQRVISHGGYYGGQNAIIVFAACFLPDSDCDNYHYVMENLFLYVISTLELMVAEDYMIVYLNGATPRRRMPGFGWMKKCYQMIDRRLKKNLKSFIIVHPSWFIRTVLGITRPFISSKFSSKIKYVNSLAELRGIIPMEYVHIPPSIIKLDKELQEETTANADKRGNSAV